One Ignavibacteriota bacterium genomic window carries:
- a CDS encoding putative DNA binding domain-containing protein — MNYKTVHELIEEGEGFRIEFKRRISSPEKIARTIISFANTKGGTILFGVDDNGSIVGVESEKSEIDLIEMAGRDFSDPEIHPKIEIISFGRKDVIVCQIEESKTKPHFFLGESHNNDDSLKKNGENTRVYIRVNDNTMMASRETVKILQAEQPDAPPLKLGIGENERRLFKYLEEHQRITVREYGRLINVSDRRASRLLVRLVRAGVVRIHTHEDREFFTFAYDVKY, encoded by the coding sequence GTGAACTATAAAACCGTACATGAACTTATTGAAGAAGGCGAAGGATTTCGGATTGAATTTAAGCGACGGATTTCTTCTCCGGAGAAAATAGCTCGGACGATAATTTCATTTGCCAATACTAAAGGCGGAACGATTCTCTTTGGTGTTGATGATAATGGCTCAATTGTCGGCGTGGAGAGTGAGAAATCGGAAATTGATTTGATTGAGATGGCGGGGCGTGATTTCTCCGACCCGGAGATTCATCCGAAGATTGAAATTATTTCGTTCGGGAGAAAAGATGTCATTGTTTGTCAGATTGAAGAGAGCAAAACCAAACCTCACTTCTTTCTTGGTGAGAGTCATAATAATGATGACTCATTGAAAAAGAACGGTGAAAACACTCGTGTTTATATTCGTGTGAACGATAACACGATGATGGCAAGCAGGGAAACGGTGAAGATTCTTCAGGCAGAACAACCCGACGCGCCACCATTAAAACTTGGCATCGGGGAAAATGAACGTCGTTTGTTCAAATATCTTGAAGAACATCAACGAATCACAGTGCGTGAATATGGCAGACTCATCAATGTAAGCGACAGGCGTGCATCACGCTTGCTTGTTCGTCTCGTTCGTGCGGGTGTTGTTAGAATTCATACGCATGAAGACCGGGAGTTTTTTACGTTCGCGTACGATGTGAAGTATTGA
- the upp gene encoding uracil phosphoribosyltransferase, giving the protein MKNLHIINHPLVKRDLTKLRDKKTPSNQFRSILRRIAALMAYEVTRDMQLKEIEVATPLEKTAGHIVESPVVLVPILRAGLGLVGGFVEVLPDARVGHIGLFRDEETLKPVDYYLKLPKNLEKALVLILDPMLATGGSAAAAVTFLKNKGAKKIKFVSLVAAPEGVKKLSKAHPDVFIYACSLDRQLNDKGYILPGLGDAGDRIFGTGE; this is encoded by the coding sequence ATGAAAAACCTCCACATCATCAATCACCCGTTAGTAAAACGGGATTTAACAAAACTAAGGGATAAGAAAACCCCGAGCAATCAGTTCAGGTCAATCCTTCGAAGGATTGCGGCGCTGATGGCGTATGAAGTCACGCGGGATATGCAACTGAAGGAAATTGAAGTCGCTACGCCATTGGAGAAAACTGCGGGACACATTGTTGAAAGTCCTGTGGTGCTTGTGCCGATTCTTCGTGCAGGGCTCGGACTTGTCGGCGGCTTTGTTGAAGTACTGCCGGATGCTCGTGTCGGTCATATCGGTTTGTTCCGCGATGAGGAAACATTGAAGCCGGTAGATTATTATCTGAAACTTCCGAAGAATCTTGAGAAAGCGCTCGTGCTAATTCTTGACCCGATGCTTGCAACCGGAGGAAGCGCGGCGGCGGCGGTAACATTCCTGAAAAATAAAGGGGCGAAGAAGATTAAATTCGTTTCTCTTGTTGCGGCTCCTGAAGGCGTAAAGAAACTTTCCAAAGCGCATCCTGATGTTTTTATTTATGCTTGCTCGCTTGATAGGCAACTGAATGATAAGGGATATATTCTTCCCGGTCTTGGAGATGCGGGAGATAGGATTTTTGGGACAGGAGAATAG
- a CDS encoding DUF2589 domain-containing protein, giving the protein MPNLVQELNSLDFSVYIGGPLQAAVQAQHAASMSQVSFIQAVGFEEDPASTTTPKGQKLRYVDFAFAKSVANPDHNKTYDQLVGEGRITHDPATDTDAKKTAAILAAGIDVTTQFLVNNVTIKVPFLTMLTIPALRIEEMTIDFNAKLTSTETANVSSEFAGSATLGIKYMFVNFKATASYKKTSTSGTTVEKTYNLGVHVKAINDEIPAGLDRILTMLEDSIASINA; this is encoded by the coding sequence ATGCCAAATTTAGTTCAAGAATTAAACAGTTTAGACTTTAGTGTCTATATCGGGGGACCATTGCAAGCGGCTGTGCAAGCTCAACATGCTGCTTCGATGTCCCAGGTCAGTTTTATACAGGCAGTTGGTTTTGAAGAGGATCCGGCGTCTACAACAACTCCGAAAGGTCAGAAATTAAGGTATGTAGATTTTGCCTTTGCAAAATCTGTTGCCAATCCGGACCATAATAAGACATACGATCAACTCGTGGGAGAGGGAAGAATTACTCACGATCCCGCTACAGATACTGATGCGAAAAAAACAGCTGCAATACTTGCTGCAGGTATTGATGTAACAACACAATTCTTAGTTAATAATGTTACTATTAAAGTACCATTTTTAACAATGCTTACCATTCCCGCGTTGAGAATTGAAGAGATGACAATTGACTTTAATGCAAAATTAACTTCCACAGAAACTGCAAATGTTTCAAGTGAATTTGCAGGAAGTGCAACACTGGGGATTAAGTATATGTTTGTAAATTTCAAAGCCACTGCCTCCTATAAAAAAACTTCAACGAGCGGTACCACAGTAGAAAAAACATATAATCTTGGTGTTCATGTTAAGGCTATCAATGATGAAATACCGGCAGGACTTGACAGAATTCTTACCATGCTAGAAGACAGTATTGCAAGTATCAATGCATAA
- a CDS encoding DUF2589 domain-containing protein, which produces MPDTNQSQLSTTREFESMIGAPLIALMNAQVQSALATVNVITQVGLTHERNEDGTLNPNSVRVAEYIVQYKKSAPKPDKSGFELKEESIKLPLLSLIQIPFLKIEEARFEFKTKIHSINYGSNINSTHLEVKYATQKQTKYSGMPSKEKNTVEVTMKVVAEEVDSNLIGNLRTRETQITK; this is translated from the coding sequence ATGCCAGATACAAATCAATCACAATTATCAACTACAAGGGAGTTTGAGAGCATGATTGGGGCTCCGCTTATTGCATTGATGAATGCTCAGGTGCAGTCGGCTTTAGCGACAGTCAATGTAATAACACAAGTAGGATTGACACACGAGAGAAATGAAGATGGTACTTTGAATCCTAATTCAGTGAGGGTAGCCGAGTACATCGTTCAATATAAAAAAAGTGCTCCCAAACCCGATAAGAGTGGTTTTGAATTAAAAGAGGAGTCAATAAAGCTTCCGCTACTTTCTTTAATACAGATTCCATTTCTGAAAATCGAGGAAGCAAGATTTGAATTCAAGACAAAAATTCATTCGATAAACTACGGTAGCAATATTAACAGCACTCACCTTGAAGTAAAATATGCAACTCAAAAGCAAACTAAATATTCCGGTATGCCATCAAAAGAAAAAAATACAGTTGAGGTAACAATGAAAGTAGTTGCTGAGGAAGTTGATAGTAATCTCATCGGAAATCTTCGTACACGTGAAACACAAATAACTAAATAA
- the ruvX gene encoding Holliday junction resolvase RuvX, whose amino-acid sequence MQRCLGIDYGSKRIGIAISDPLNIIARPLKYILASSDVKKEFEKLLEEFQVKTIVVGMPYNLKGEKGQKAEEVEKFIADVLSQFTIEIVRWDERFSTKQVHQTLREMNVKKKQRQSKEMIDAMAAAVMLQSYLNK is encoded by the coding sequence ATGCAAAGGTGTTTGGGAATTGATTACGGGAGCAAACGTATTGGTATCGCCATCAGCGACCCGTTGAATATTATTGCGCGACCATTGAAGTACATTCTTGCTTCGTCTGATGTGAAGAAAGAATTTGAAAAACTGTTGGAAGAATTTCAGGTAAAGACCATTGTTGTCGGTATGCCGTACAATCTGAAAGGAGAAAAAGGACAGAAAGCGGAAGAAGTGGAGAAGTTTATTGCTGATGTGTTGAGTCAATTTACCATTGAAATTGTCCGGTGGGACGAACGATTCTCGACGAAGCAGGTGCATCAGACGTTGCGTGAGATGAATGTGAAGAAAAAACAACGGCAATCAAAAGAGATGATTGATGCGATGGCGGCGGCAGTGATGTTGCAGAGTTATTTGAATAAGTGA
- a CDS encoding fibronectin type III domain-containing protein → MNGIEKNVDRWNGQPDTVDSVKADLTALENADNEIANLEQQLLQRRIAARELCQQIETKADETELRMKGIHANEREKWIEYGSEFTSPERQASVQPSMPLTLTIKDDLDAQGFIIALERKDENGEYYLFEKGMSADTKATAPTSWQPLAEIPRISTIDDNVEPGVRYFYRVRASNNKGKGPYSNVVSRVQ, encoded by the coding sequence ATGAACGGAATTGAAAAAAATGTTGACCGTTGGAACGGGCAACCCGATACGGTTGACTCCGTGAAAGCCGATTTGACTGCATTAGAAAACGCCGATAATGAAATTGCAAACCTTGAACAACAATTGTTGCAACGACGCATAGCGGCACGGGAGTTATGTCAGCAAATTGAGACGAAGGCGGATGAGACAGAGTTGAGGATGAAGGGGATCCATGCGAACGAACGGGAAAAGTGGATTGAATACGGAAGCGAATTTACATCTCCCGAACGTCAAGCGAGTGTTCAACCTTCCATGCCTCTTACGCTCACCATTAAAGATGATTTAGACGCACAGGGTTTCATCATAGCATTAGAGCGAAAAGATGAGAATGGTGAATATTATTTGTTTGAAAAAGGAATGTCCGCCGATACGAAGGCGACAGCTCCAACCTCCTGGCAACCCTTAGCAGAAATTCCGCGCATCTCAACAATAGATGATAATGTAGAGCCCGGTGTGCGGTACTTCTATCGGGTCCGTGCCTCGAATAATAAAGGAAAAGGACCGTACTCGAATGTCGTGAGCAGGGTGCAGTGA
- a CDS encoding insulinase family protein, protein MYKKTILPNGIRVVTEKIPHVRSVSIGVWVDVGSRNENTVNNGISHFVEHMVFKGTKRYKVHEIAQSLEKVGGYLNAFTTKEHTCYYARILDEHLPLAIDVLADMSQFPIFNKKEMEKEKLVVLEEIKNLEDSPDELIYDYFDQSLYGKHPLGMPIIGTPENIMNFSPDTLFGYLHSHYVPSKMVVAAAGNFEHETLLKMVEALFQHQPNKKEKPSSNRLSKQKSETRTYEKPITQAHVCLGTQGFSMKHKQRYPLLVLNTLLGEGMSSRLFQTLREKHGMAYTVYSFANFLSDAGNFGVYIGTDAEKVDKAIDLIKRELDKLATKTVTSAELKRTKAQLKGSMMLSLENTSNRMMRLGSGELYVGEYIPLDEIVRRIDSVTQEQILEVAQQLFRLDTFSTITLKPKNGTA, encoded by the coding sequence ATGTACAAGAAAACTATTTTACCGAACGGAATCAGAGTTGTAACCGAGAAGATTCCGCACGTTCGCTCGGTTTCGATAGGCGTTTGGGTTGATGTAGGTTCGCGCAACGAGAACACGGTGAACAACGGCATCTCCCATTTCGTTGAACACATGGTGTTCAAGGGAACAAAGCGGTACAAAGTTCATGAGATTGCACAAAGTTTGGAAAAAGTCGGCGGGTATCTCAACGCCTTCACAACGAAAGAGCACACCTGCTACTACGCCCGAATCCTTGACGAACATCTTCCGTTAGCGATAGATGTTCTCGCCGACATGTCTCAATTTCCTATCTTCAATAAAAAAGAAATGGAGAAGGAAAAACTTGTTGTACTGGAAGAAATCAAGAATCTTGAGGACAGTCCCGACGAATTGATATATGATTACTTCGACCAAAGTCTTTACGGAAAACATCCGCTTGGAATGCCCATCATCGGTACGCCGGAAAACATCATGAACTTTTCCCCCGATACATTATTCGGCTACCTGCACTCGCATTATGTTCCATCGAAGATGGTCGTTGCGGCGGCAGGTAACTTTGAGCATGAAACGTTGTTAAAAATGGTAGAAGCGCTCTTTCAACATCAACCCAACAAAAAAGAAAAACCAAGTTCCAACCGGCTATCAAAACAGAAGAGCGAAACACGTACATACGAAAAACCGATTACACAGGCGCATGTTTGTTTGGGAACGCAAGGTTTCAGCATGAAGCATAAACAACGGTACCCCCTTCTTGTGCTGAACACATTGCTCGGTGAAGGAATGAGTTCGAGATTGTTTCAAACATTGCGCGAGAAACATGGAATGGCTTACACGGTCTATTCGTTTGCAAATTTCCTGAGCGATGCCGGAAACTTCGGCGTGTACATCGGAACGGATGCTGAGAAAGTTGACAAAGCAATTGACCTCATCAAAAGAGAATTGGACAAACTTGCAACGAAGACTGTAACGAGCGCTGAGTTGAAACGAACAAAAGCACAACTGAAGGGCTCAATGATGTTGAGTCTTGAAAACACATCGAACAGAATGATGCGGCTCGGAAGCGGCGAATTATACGTCGGCGAGTATATACCACTCGATGAGATTGTCAGAAGAATTGATTCGGTAACTCAAGAACAGATATTAGAAGTTGCTCAACAGTTATTCCGTCTCGATACGTTTTCAACCATAACTTTGAAACCGAAAAACGGTACTGCCTGA
- a CDS encoding integration host factor subunit beta: MKSKNHISPTFTKHDVVLRVAQTTNKRATIAAPWVDHVLNALRDVMMQAQPECRIELRDFGIFEVKVTKPKPKARNPKSGEIVFVPKRRKTHFKPGKLLKEFISQPVGNTP, from the coding sequence ATGAAAAGTAAAAACCACATCTCCCCTACATTTACAAAACATGATGTTGTTCTTCGAGTTGCCCAAACGACGAACAAACGAGCGACCATCGCCGCACCATGGGTTGACCATGTTCTCAATGCTCTGCGTGATGTTATGATGCAAGCACAACCCGAATGCCGGATTGAACTTCGGGACTTCGGAATTTTTGAAGTGAAAGTAACAAAGCCAAAACCAAAAGCGCGTAATCCGAAATCGGGTGAGATTGTGTTCGTCCCGAAACGAAGAAAGACGCATTTCAAACCGGGGAAACTTCTCAAAGAATTTATTTCTCAGCCGGTCGGAAATACTCCTTGA
- a CDS encoding response regulator transcription factor has protein sequence MDELTEKFTDGTLTIWIVDDQRDVHTSIKNTIEDANWNVSLQSFSSCEDAIKHLQQGVVPDIILQDISIPGKMSGIHALEIYKQKIPDTKIIMFTIHEDDFNVLESIRRGAKGYFAKSSPNVRVIQTIKDALEGLVPIDPHVAGNILKYLSMSTDVHREFQLTDRETEILQMLITKKTRTMIADELFISNNTLKKHIQHIYDKLQVHNRAEAIVVALKMKK, from the coding sequence ATGGATGAGTTAACAGAGAAATTCACGGATGGGACATTAACTATTTGGATTGTAGATGACCAGCGTGATGTTCATACTTCAATTAAAAATACAATCGAAGATGCAAACTGGAACGTCAGTTTGCAATCATTTTCTTCTTGCGAAGATGCAATCAAGCATCTTCAACAAGGCGTTGTTCCCGATATTATTCTTCAGGACATAAGTATCCCGGGAAAGATGAGCGGTATTCACGCGCTCGAAATCTACAAACAAAAAATTCCCGATACGAAGATTATCATGTTCACGATTCACGAAGATGATTTCAATGTCCTGGAATCAATCAGAAGAGGAGCGAAAGGATATTTTGCAAAGTCTTCTCCGAATGTGAGGGTTATTCAAACTATCAAAGATGCGCTCGAAGGATTAGTGCCGATAGACCCGCATGTTGCCGGGAATATTTTGAAATATCTTTCTATGTCAACAGACGTACACAGAGAATTTCAATTAACAGACCGGGAGACGGAAATATTGCAAATGCTCATCACGAAAAAAACACGTACGATGATAGCGGATGAACTTTTCATTTCTAACAATACCCTCAAAAAACATATTCAACATATCTACGATAAACTTCAGGTTCATAACAGGGCGGAAGCGATAGTAGTTGCCCTCAAGATGAAAAAATAG
- a CDS encoding aminotransferase class I/II-fold pyridoxal phosphate-dependent enzyme, protein MITKQSLNPNLLSAEYAVRGPIVIRAQQLEEQGRKIIYCNIGNPQALKQKPLSYIRQMLSLLEYPRLMESPETLQLYPKDIVERAKQFLNKYPHGTGAYTQSAGIPFIKQAVADFINKRDGIPTNKDNIILTDGASKGVQAALMSLLKSPNDGFMIPVPQYPLYSASITLYGGKQIPYFLDEENNWQLNESELNKSIAKAHSEGINPVAIAVINPGNPTGAILSKENIQMVISFAKRNNLSILADEVYQENVYDTKAKFHSFAKVMYEMKETEVSLFSFHSISKGFLGECGHRGGYTEFRNIPSDVMAELVKFQSISLCANAVGQIATFMMVSPPQPDDESYETYICERDGILNELKTKAEILGVKINQIPGMKLDTPQGAMYAFVKFELPEDPSVDLQTLSKEERLSYEASRDSDYCMTLLEETGICVVPGSGFGQLPGTLHFRTTFLPPKDEIKEFVEKLKNFHLNYGKKLEHSFQLAQV, encoded by the coding sequence ATGATTACAAAACAGTCATTAAATCCGAACTTGTTAAGTGCCGAGTATGCTGTTCGCGGACCGATTGTTATTCGCGCACAGCAACTTGAAGAACAAGGACGAAAGATAATTTACTGTAACATCGGGAACCCGCAAGCGCTGAAACAGAAACCTCTCTCCTACATCCGGCAAATGCTGAGTTTACTTGAGTATCCTCGTTTGATGGAAAGTCCTGAAACGCTTCAACTCTATCCGAAAGATATAGTCGAGCGGGCAAAACAATTTCTCAACAAATATCCGCACGGAACGGGAGCTTATACTCAAAGTGCAGGCATTCCGTTCATCAAACAAGCTGTAGCAGATTTTATCAACAAACGGGATGGAATTCCGACAAACAAAGACAACATTATTCTCACCGACGGTGCAAGCAAGGGTGTGCAGGCGGCGTTGATGTCGTTGCTGAAATCACCGAACGACGGGTTTATGATTCCTGTCCCGCAATATCCGCTTTACAGTGCGAGTATTACTCTCTACGGCGGCAAGCAAATCCCATATTTTCTTGATGAAGAGAACAACTGGCAACTGAACGAATCTGAATTGAATAAAAGTATTGCTAAGGCGCATTCAGAAGGAATCAATCCAGTTGCAATTGCTGTCATCAATCCGGGAAATCCGACGGGCGCGATTCTTTCAAAAGAGAATATTCAAATGGTAATTTCATTTGCGAAGCGAAACAACCTTTCGATTCTTGCCGATGAAGTCTATCAGGAGAATGTGTACGATACAAAAGCGAAATTCCATTCGTTTGCAAAAGTGATGTATGAAATGAAGGAGACGGAAGTATCGCTCTTCAGTTTCCATTCCATCTCGAAAGGATTTCTTGGCGAGTGCGGTCACCGCGGCGGCTATACGGAATTCCGGAATATTCCGTCTGATGTCATGGCTGAGTTGGTGAAGTTTCAATCTATCAGTTTATGCGCGAACGCAGTCGGACAGATTGCAACATTTATGATGGTCTCTCCCCCGCAACCCGACGACGAAAGTTATGAAACATACATTTGTGAACGTGACGGCATCCTTAACGAATTGAAAACAAAGGCGGAAATTCTCGGAGTAAAAATCAATCAGATTCCGGGAATGAAACTCGACACGCCTCAAGGTGCGATGTACGCGTTTGTGAAGTTTGAATTACCGGAAGACCCGAGTGTTGACCTTCAAACACTTTCGAAAGAAGAACGATTGTCGTACGAAGCAAGTCGTGATTCCGATTATTGCATGACGCTGTTGGAGGAAACCGGAATATGTGTTGTGCCGGGCTCCGGCTTCGGACAACTCCCCGGAACGCTTCATTTCCGAACTACTTTTCTTCCACCGAAAGATGAGATTAAGGAATTTGTTGAGAAGTTGAAAAACTTTCATCTCAACTATGGTAAAAAATTGGAACACTCGTTTCAACTTGCACAGGTTTGA
- a CDS encoding bifunctional (p)ppGpp synthetase/guanosine-3',5'-bis(diphosphate) 3'-pyrophosphohydrolase codes for MKSGVYKRQKLDELLELCKTNLRSVNEELIRHAYEFSYVAHEGMVRDSGEPFFEHPYAVAKVVAQEFPLDDVSVACALLHDVVEDTTREIKDIKAEFGATIANIVDGTTKITDVTRDHQVTQAESYRKLLLSMVTDIRVMLIKFADRLHNMRTLEHVKQEKRPRIAKETLDIYAPFAHRFGLAKVKWELEDAAFKYLHPSEYEEIVRKLKATKKDLDGYIKEFIKPLRVRLDEAGFKYEIEGRPKHPYSIHNKMLSRGKPFEEIYDLFAIRIIIESENENDCFLVYGIVSSAYTPNSERFKNYVSVPKKNGYQSLHTTVVGPDGRMIEVQIRTREMHEIAEKGVAAHWKYKENIAQVDEELEHWVQWVRDLFEHGDQVSVEQLMESFKLTLYQDEIYVFTPKGDLKTLPVNATPIDFAFAVHSNVGFHCIGAKVNGKIVTLDTTLQSGDQVEILTSKKQTPNMDWEQIAITHKAKTHIRRWFKDEERKALNDGREQLEKRLKKQKVHLNEEDIVKYLSSFGVTTLRDFYLKIHKGEIDADSAINTINLQVKHIQPEEKKEEEAPSGFIDRFIQTARKVTGGISLRGSQDSFLHSYAKCCNPIPGDPIIGYVSQGDGIKVHRATCRNIQELMLTDKNRIIEVSWPQIEGTEFSAAIRITGEDRTGMLNDITHSISTYQNTNIRGVNIDTQDRLFEGYILVYVKDKEHLNRLTERLRKIKGVSTAERYSESLKKHEK; via the coding sequence ATGAAAAGCGGTGTTTATAAACGTCAGAAGTTGGATGAACTTCTCGAATTGTGTAAAACAAATCTTCGCTCGGTGAACGAGGAATTAATCCGACACGCGTATGAGTTTAGTTATGTTGCACATGAGGGTATGGTGCGCGATTCGGGAGAACCGTTTTTCGAGCATCCGTATGCAGTTGCTAAAGTCGTTGCGCAGGAGTTTCCGCTTGATGATGTTTCAGTCGCGTGTGCTTTACTCCACGATGTTGTTGAAGATACAACACGCGAGATAAAAGATATTAAGGCAGAGTTCGGCGCCACTATTGCTAACATTGTTGATGGAACAACAAAGATTACCGATGTAACCCGCGACCATCAGGTAACTCAGGCAGAGAGTTACCGGAAGTTATTGCTTTCGATGGTGACAGATATTCGTGTCATGTTGATAAAGTTTGCCGACCGATTGCACAACATGCGAACGTTGGAACATGTCAAACAGGAGAAACGCCCTCGCATCGCCAAAGAGACGCTTGATATTTACGCCCCGTTCGCTCATAGATTCGGCTTGGCAAAAGTAAAATGGGAGTTGGAAGATGCGGCTTTCAAATATTTACATCCTTCCGAGTACGAAGAGATTGTTCGGAAATTAAAGGCGACGAAAAAAGACCTCGATGGGTACATCAAAGAATTTATCAAACCATTACGAGTCCGGTTGGATGAAGCAGGATTCAAATACGAAATTGAAGGACGACCGAAACATCCGTACAGCATTCATAATAAAATGCTTTCTCGCGGTAAACCGTTTGAGGAAATCTATGACTTGTTTGCTATCCGAATAATTATTGAATCGGAAAACGAAAACGATTGCTTCTTAGTGTATGGAATTGTCTCCTCGGCGTACACTCCCAATTCGGAGCGATTCAAAAATTATGTCTCTGTTCCGAAAAAGAATGGGTATCAGTCACTTCATACAACTGTCGTCGGACCGGACGGGAGAATGATTGAAGTTCAAATCCGCACGCGGGAGATGCACGAGATCGCCGAGAAAGGCGTCGCCGCCCATTGGAAGTATAAAGAAAACATCGCGCAGGTTGATGAGGAATTAGAACATTGGGTACAGTGGGTTCGGGATTTGTTCGAGCATGGAGACCAAGTGAGCGTCGAACAATTGATGGAGAGTTTCAAACTCACACTCTATCAGGATGAGATTTATGTTTTCACGCCGAAAGGAGATTTGAAAACACTTCCCGTGAATGCTACACCGATTGACTTTGCGTTTGCAGTTCACTCGAATGTGGGGTTCCATTGCATCGGCGCAAAGGTGAACGGGAAAATTGTTACGCTTGATACAACGCTTCAAAGCGGCGACCAGGTTGAAATTCTTACATCGAAGAAGCAAACGCCCAATATGGATTGGGAACAAATTGCAATCACTCATAAAGCGAAAACGCACATCCGACGTTGGTTCAAAGATGAAGAACGAAAAGCATTGAACGACGGACGTGAGCAATTAGAAAAACGATTGAAGAAACAGAAGGTGCATTTGAACGAGGAGGATATTGTGAAATATCTTTCGTCGTTTGGCGTCACGACGTTGCGAGATTTCTATTTGAAAATTCACAAGGGAGAGATTGATGCCGACAGCGCAATCAATACAATAAATTTACAGGTCAAGCATATTCAGCCCGAAGAAAAGAAAGAAGAGGAAGCTCCGTCCGGATTTATTGACAGATTTATTCAAACCGCACGAAAAGTAACCGGCGGAATTTCCCTTCGCGGTTCACAGGATTCGTTCCTTCATAGTTATGCGAAATGCTGTAATCCGATTCCGGGCGACCCGATTATCGGATATGTATCTCAAGGGGATGGGATTAAAGTCCATCGGGCAACGTGCAGAAATATTCAGGAACTGATGCTGACGGACAAAAACAGAATCATCGAAGTTTCCTGGCCCCAAATTGAAGGAACAGAATTTTCTGCCGCGATACGAATTACCGGAGAGGACAGAACCGGAATGTTGAACGATATTACCCATTCTATTTCGACGTATCAAAACACAAATATCCGCGGGGTAAATATTGATACACAAGACAGACTGTTTGAAGGATACATTCTTGTCTATGTGAAAGACAAAGAACATCTCAATCGCCTGACAGAACGATTGAGAAAAATTAAAGGTGTTTCGACTGCGGAACGATATTCTGAATCACTGAAAAAACATGAAAAGTAA